A stretch of DNA from Microbacterium croceum:
GGCGACCCCGCATTCATGGCCTACGTGAACTCCATCGGTCAGTAGCCGTCCGCTGGGGTCGGTACTGTCGAAGCGTGCTTCAGAACAGTTTCGGCGTCCACCTCTCCTACGCATCGGTCGATCGAGGCGACGGGTCCGACCCGAGGCCCGCGGCGATCGGCATTCTCGAACGGCTGAGGGTGCCTGCCGGTCTGCGCGAAGCGACCGGTGAGTGGGGCGGCCAGCAGGAGGCCGTTCTCGCGATTCCGGTGACCGACGACGGTCGTGTGCTCACCCTCAGCGCGGACGACCGGGTCGAGCAGACGTTGACGGCCACCGAGCTGCGGGCCGCCTTCCGTGAGCAGCACCTCACACTCTGGCTCGATGCGGACGGCGATCTCGCGATGGTGTCCGACGACGATGTCGACAGGGATGACGATGCGCAGGCGGTCGACGAGTCGACTCTGCCGACGGAGGCCGCGCCGGACGCCGCGCTCGAGGCCGGAATGTTCGACGTGCCGGCCGTGCGCGTATCGACGTTCTCGCATCGCGGACCAGCCGTCGCGCGGATCCTTGCGACGGCGCTCGGGGTGCCCGTCGACCACCACGAATCCGGCGACTGGTCCTTACAGCAGCTGGAGACGTCGGACCCGACCGGGTACTGGGTGACCTCCCGCGGCGACCTCCCGCTGGTCGAGTTGAACCGTGCCGGATCCGCCAGCTGGTTCATCGTCTCCATCGATGGGGCGGGAGGCACCGTACCGTTCTGGACCGACGCGGAAAGAGACACGCGCGCGGTGCTCGACATCGACGCCATCACGGTTCCCGAGACAGCGGAGATCTACCGCCGGCTGCTCACAGAGGGCGACGGCAGCAAGGACGAGCTCTGGCAGGTCGCGGCGCGGGTCGCGCTGGACGTCGACGCCGCGCACCGTGCGCTGATGCCCGAGTCGATGGGAGGCGTGGTCGGGGAGCGAGAACGACAGCGGGCCTTCATCGCGGCCTTCGGCGTGCCGTCCGACCTGATCGACGCCGCCTTCGAGGACTCAGGTGCACCTGTGGGGCGACGCTTCGTGCCGGTCGGCTGGTGGACCGCAGCGCGGGAGACGGCCATCGCCGGGATGGGAGAGGTCATCTCGCTGACCCGTCGCCGCCGACCGCTCGCGCGCCTCGTCGAGGGCGTGCGCCGCCGCCCCGCGTGGGGGCTCGCGCTGACGCTCGGCGAACTCGGGGCCGGCATATGGGCGATGTCACGCACGCGCGGAGCGGCCAAGGGCCTGGGGGTGCTTCTGGTGATCGACGCGCTGGTCGACACCGCGATCTGGGTCACCCGCATCCGCAGGAGTCGCCGCGGATAGTCACCCGTGGCCGACACTCCCCACCGACGACAGATGCCCCGACCATCCGGCCGGGGCATCTGTCGTAGGTGTGCGCGGTGTCAGCTCTGCGACTTGCCGTGCGAGCCCAGCTGGCGGGTCGACTCGACCACGCGGGCGGCCATCGCCGTCTCGGCGACCTTGCCCCACGCGCGGGGGTCGTAGAGCTTCTTGTTGCCGACCTCGCCGTCGACCTTCAGGACGCCGTCGTAGTTCTTGAACATGTAGTCGGCGATCGCACGCGTGTATGCGTACTGCGTGTCGGTGTCGATGTTCATCTTGATGACGCCGTTGGCGACGGCGAGGGCGATCTCCTCGTCCGTCGAGCCCGAACCGCCGTGGAAGACGAGGTCGAGGGGCTTCGCACCCGTGTTGTACTTGGCGGCGACCTGCGCCTGGATCTCGCCGAGGAGCTCCGGACGCAGCTTCACGCCACCGGGCTTGTAGACACCGTGTACGTTGCCGAAGGTCAGAGCGGCGATGTAGCGGCCCTGCTCGCCGAGACCCAGAGCCTGGACGGCCTGGTCGACATCGGCGAAGGTCGTGTAGAGCGCCTCGTTCGAGCCCTCGTGCGCGACGCCGTCCTCTTCGCCGCCGACGACGCCGATCTCGACCTCGAGGATGGCGTTGATGGCCTTCATGCGGGGGAGGAGGTCCTTGG
This window harbors:
- the fbaA gene encoding class II fructose-bisphosphate aldolase, producing MPVATPDQYADMLDRAKAGGFAYPAFNVSSSQTINSVLQGLTEAGSDGIIQVTTGGADYFAGHTVKARATGALAFARYATEVAKNYPITVALHTDHCPKDALAGFVEPLIAASEEEVKAGRNPIFQSHMWDGSAVPLAENIEIAKDLLPRMKAINAILEVEIGVVGGEEDGVAHEGSNEALYTTFADVDQAVQALGLGEQGRYIAALTFGNVHGVYKPGGVKLRPELLGEIQAQVAAKYNTGAKPLDLVFHGGSGSTDEEIALAVANGVIKMNIDTDTQYAYTRAIADYMFKNYDGVLKVDGEVGNKKLYDPRAWGKVAETAMAARVVESTRQLGSHGKSQS